A portion of the Paenibacillus hamazuiensis genome contains these proteins:
- a CDS encoding phage tail protein, whose amino-acid sequence MSDPFVGEIRMFAGTYAPRGWAFCNGQLLPISQNTALFSLLGTNYGGNGTTTFALPDLQGRVPIHAGQGSGPGLTPRTVGEKGGAAAVTLMTSQLPAHSHAMNCSSETGASSGPGEGIWAVPQGRRAPAAYTSDTSSLKSMGAQALSTAGGNQPHNNMQPYLAVNFIIALEGIFPQRP is encoded by the coding sequence ATGTCTGATCCTTTTGTGGGTGAAATACGGATGTTTGCAGGAACCTATGCACCTAGGGGCTGGGCGTTTTGCAACGGGCAACTTCTGCCGATAAGCCAAAATACGGCGCTGTTTTCCCTCCTCGGAACGAATTATGGCGGGAATGGGACGACTACATTCGCTCTTCCCGACTTGCAGGGGCGGGTTCCCATTCATGCAGGCCAAGGCTCCGGGCCGGGGTTGACCCCGAGAACGGTAGGGGAAAAAGGCGGCGCGGCTGCGGTCACGCTGATGACCTCACAACTTCCGGCACATTCTCACGCGATGAATTGCAGTTCGGAAACGGGAGCAAGCAGCGGCCCCGGTGAAGGGATTTGGGCGGTTCCGCAGGGGCGCCGAGCTCCTGCCGCATACACGAGCGATACGAGCAGCCTTAAGTCAATGGGAGCGCAAGCTCTTTCTACCGCAGGTGGAAATCAGCCTCATAATAATATGCAGCCTTATTTGGCCGTCAATTTTATTATCGCGTTGGAAGGCATTTTTCCGCAAAGGCCCTGA
- a CDS encoding phage tail protein codes for MSEPFLGEIRIVSFNYTPRGWAICDGSLLPINQNQALFSLLGTTYGGNGQTNFALPDFRGRVPVHAGNGIGLGIAAGNESHILTISELPSHSHPVRAGGSAAAETSPVGNLWAATTTSSYYPNANTTMSSLAVQPFGGGQPHNNMQPFLVFNFVIALEGIFPSRP; via the coding sequence ATGTCCGAGCCCTTTTTGGGTGAAATTCGCATAGTCAGCTTTAATTATACTCCAAGAGGTTGGGCCATTTGTGACGGCTCTCTTCTGCCGATCAACCAAAATCAAGCGTTGTTTTCGCTCCTGGGGACGACTTACGGAGGCAACGGACAAACCAACTTTGCGCTGCCCGATTTCAGAGGCCGGGTTCCCGTGCATGCCGGGAACGGCATTGGTTTGGGGATAGCCGCAGGGAACGAGTCGCATATTTTGACGATAAGCGAGCTCCCTTCGCATTCTCACCCTGTAAGGGCGGGCGGGAGTGCGGCTGCGGAAACGTCGCCCGTAGGAAATCTGTGGGCCGCTACGACGACAAGCTCTTATTATCCGAACGCCAATACGACGATGAGTTCACTCGCTGTACAGCCGTTCGGAGGAGGTCAGCCGCATAACAATATGCAGCCTTTTTTGGTGTTCAATTTTGTGATTGCTTTGGAGGGCATATTTCCCAGTAGACCTTAA
- a CDS encoding phage tail protein, whose translation MAVPYVGEIRMIAGNFAPVGWAFCNGQILSISEYTLLYSLIGTTYGGDGVTTFCLPDLRGRAPMHMGQGPGLSFRSIGERGGVEAVTLTVSQIPSHSHEAGGQSERGTSNIPTNGVWAQSTMNQYKSPFTPVGKTMHSQAVGSAGGGAAHDNMMPYTAIHFIIALDGTIPPRA comes from the coding sequence ATGGCGGTTCCGTATGTTGGAGAAATCCGGATGATTGCCGGAAATTTTGCACCGGTGGGATGGGCGTTTTGCAACGGGCAAATCCTTAGCATCTCAGAATATACTTTGCTTTATTCCCTCATCGGAACTACATATGGGGGAGACGGGGTGACTACATTTTGCCTTCCCGATTTGCGGGGACGCGCACCGATGCACATGGGGCAGGGCCCCGGGCTTTCGTTTCGCTCGATCGGAGAAAGAGGCGGAGTAGAAGCGGTGACCTTGACGGTTTCCCAAATACCGTCTCATTCCCATGAGGCGGGAGGACAGTCCGAGCGGGGAACGAGCAACATTCCGACGAACGGCGTCTGGGCTCAGTCCACGATGAATCAATATAAAAGCCCGTTTACTCCGGTAGGGAAGACAATGCATTCGCAGGCTGTAGGTTCGGCCGGCGGCGGCGCAGCGCATGACAATATGATGCCGTATACGGCGATTCATTTTATCATTGCATTAGACGGCACTATCCCTCCTCGAGCCTAG
- a CDS encoding DUF6916 family protein — MEKDSLAAYQAAEGTVFEAVFDDGVLPLELIKVAVKRSSAETELFSLLFRGPKTPFLPQRIYHLRHRAVGEQTLFMVPVGQDESGYLYEIIFNRLTGHAGGKEE, encoded by the coding sequence ATGGAAAAAGATAGCTTGGCCGCGTATCAAGCGGCGGAGGGAACGGTTTTTGAAGCGGTATTCGACGACGGCGTGCTGCCGCTTGAATTGATCAAGGTCGCGGTTAAACGGTCATCCGCGGAGACGGAGCTGTTCTCGCTGCTATTTCGCGGTCCGAAGACGCCTTTTTTGCCACAGAGAATCTATCATCTTCGTCATCGCGCGGTCGGGGAGCAGACGCTGTTCATGGTTCCGGTCGGCCAGGATGAGAGCGGGTATTTGTATGAAATAATATTTAATCGGCTCACAGGCCATGCCGGTGGTAAGGAGGAGTGA
- a CDS encoding PhoX family protein has translation MDKNKQITRRRFLAYLGTGAATIATASSGLSLVLGGTTASAAAADRLFDKKTSVISGSFTPIEPSGSDRFIVPSGYKIDTIAAFGDPLNDKGETFGTGATFSRFFPLGDSSSNGLLVVGHAEAPDEDAQSSLSRQGVSVLEVYRSKEGSWQPDTSSPYARRISGLDPADLTGPARGSRSLRGATRVQGTFANRSAAATPWGTLITGEAAFDDTSRASGLDPSHYGWIVELDPFDAKSVPQKHTALGRFRHGGISVSLTKDGRVAVYMGDSTNKACLYKYISKGIYNPDAGKNNSKLLADGTLYAANLEKGSWIQLDFDAVKAVLTDLTRPIPAGIGRVREDLKEKLADPSDVYVYAYESALLLGATPTDRFGDIAVCPIDNSVFLSYPNNPARGSIHGQIIRLFEENDDAGASSFHFDVFAAGGRQGGFSSPDALAFDRQGNLWATSDMPVDRTESNAYAPFQNNGLYVIPNRKQADGKAVQFASAPRGARCAGAAFAPDERTLFVSLQRETTGPAIVAITGVF, from the coding sequence ATGGATAAGAACAAACAGATTACCCGCCGCAGGTTTTTGGCTTATTTGGGGACCGGCGCAGCGACCATTGCCACCGCCTCTTCGGGACTTTCGCTTGTTCTCGGAGGGACGACTGCGTCTGCGGCCGCGGCAGACAGATTGTTCGACAAAAAAACAAGCGTGATTTCCGGTTCGTTTACGCCGATCGAGCCCTCCGGCAGCGACCGGTTCATAGTTCCGTCCGGATATAAAATCGATACGATCGCCGCCTTCGGCGATCCCCTCAACGATAAAGGGGAGACCTTCGGAACCGGCGCAACATTCTCCCGTTTTTTCCCGCTCGGCGATTCGAGCTCGAACGGTTTGCTCGTTGTCGGGCACGCGGAGGCCCCGGATGAAGACGCTCAGTCAAGCTTATCCCGGCAAGGCGTATCCGTGCTTGAGGTATACCGAAGCAAGGAAGGCAGCTGGCAGCCGGATACTTCTTCCCCGTATGCCCGCCGCATCTCCGGACTCGATCCCGCCGACTTGACGGGCCCAGCTCGCGGCAGCCGTTCGCTTCGCGGCGCCACCCGCGTTCAAGGCACATTTGCCAATCGCTCCGCTGCAGCGACCCCATGGGGAACGCTGATTACGGGCGAAGCTGCATTCGATGATACGAGCCGCGCGTCCGGGCTCGATCCGTCCCATTACGGTTGGATCGTCGAGCTGGATCCTTTTGATGCCAAATCTGTTCCTCAAAAACATACCGCATTAGGACGGTTCCGCCACGGCGGAATTTCGGTCAGCCTGACGAAAGACGGCAGAGTTGCCGTTTATATGGGGGATTCGACCAATAAAGCCTGTCTTTACAAGTACATAAGCAAAGGCATTTACAATCCCGATGCCGGGAAAAATAATTCGAAGCTGCTCGCGGACGGGACTTTATATGCCGCCAACCTCGAGAAAGGATCGTGGATTCAGCTAGATTTCGACGCGGTGAAAGCCGTGTTAACCGATTTGACTCGGCCGATACCGGCAGGAATAGGACGCGTCCGGGAAGATTTGAAGGAAAAGCTGGCGGATCCTTCCGATGTTTATGTATATGCCTATGAATCCGCTCTATTGTTAGGTGCGACTCCGACGGATCGGTTTGGGGATATTGCGGTTTGCCCTATCGACAACAGCGTGTTCCTTTCTTACCCGAACAATCCCGCCCGCGGCAGCATTCACGGACAAATCATCCGCTTATTCGAGGAAAATGACGATGCCGGAGCGTCTTCGTTCCATTTCGACGTCTTTGCCGCAGGGGGAAGGCAGGGCGGGTTCAGCTCGCCCGACGCTCTTGCTTTTGACCGCCAGGGCAACCTATGGGCTACAAGCGATATGCCTGTCGATCGGACGGAATCCAATGCGTACGCTCCGTTTCAAAACAACGGGCTGTACGTGATTCCGAATCGCAAACAGGCCGATGGCAAAGCGGTCCAGTTCGCTTCGGCTCCCCGCGGGGCACGTTGTGCCGGAGCCGCATTTGCACCGGACGAACGTACGTTATTTGTTTCGCTGCAGCGTGAGACGACCGGCCCCGCCATCGTCGCCATTACCGGCGTTTTTTGA
- a CDS encoding nuclear transport factor 2 family protein — protein MKKSVPPRRSVTIRSSIAVALLSVALLSCAQYFGNPGQDAPAPGKLPATEISEAAPDATSHPFMAYVEAVNSNDLDALVESFAENAVIVDVSRHITGQTAIREWAKNEVMGGKLEVLESTPAAHGVKLLVHWAPRGSDGWKAYYTFEFKDGKIVHADLQYA, from the coding sequence GTGAAAAAATCGGTACCGCCCCGCCGCTCGGTCACCATCAGAAGCAGTATCGCAGTTGCACTCTTATCCGTTGCTTTGCTATCCTGCGCCCAATATTTCGGAAACCCCGGTCAAGATGCGCCGGCACCCGGAAAATTACCGGCAACGGAAATTTCCGAAGCAGCCCCCGACGCCACATCGCATCCGTTCATGGCATATGTGGAGGCTGTCAATAGCAACGATCTTGATGCGCTTGTAGAGAGCTTTGCCGAAAACGCCGTCATCGTTGATGTATCGCGACACATCACCGGTCAAACGGCAATTCGAGAATGGGCCAAAAACGAAGTGATGGGCGGAAAACTGGAAGTGCTGGAATCTACGCCCGCCGCTCATGGAGTCAAGCTGCTTGTTCATTGGGCGCCGCGAGGATCGGATGGTTGGAAGGCATATTATACGTTTGAATTTAAAGACGGGAAAATCGTTCATGCCGATTTGCAGTACGCTTAA
- a CDS encoding cyclase family protein: MFKLYDISMTIRENMQVWNNKDTKKPSFENTANHEIGQTYETRISMDAHTGTHLDAPLHMLKGGDTIDKIPLDHLIGPARVLDLTRVEGSIGREHLEPFAIRENEWILLKTRSSFSEEFDFDFVFVNMEGARYLAELKIRGVGTDALGIERAQPDYSTHRTLMSNNVLILEGLRLKDVPAGPYWFVLAPLKLEGIEAAPARAFLLGS, translated from the coding sequence ATGTTCAAGTTATACGATATTTCGATGACGATTCGGGAAAACATGCAGGTGTGGAACAACAAAGACACCAAGAAACCGTCTTTTGAAAACACGGCCAACCACGAGATCGGGCAAACGTACGAAACGCGCATCAGCATGGACGCACACACAGGCACGCATCTTGATGCGCCGCTTCATATGCTCAAAGGCGGAGATACGATCGATAAAATCCCTCTGGATCATCTGATCGGCCCGGCGCGCGTGCTCGATTTGACCCGTGTGGAGGGCAGCATCGGCCGCGAGCATTTGGAGCCCTTTGCAATCCGGGAGAACGAGTGGATTCTTCTGAAAACGCGCAGTTCGTTCAGCGAAGAGTTCGATTTTGACTTTGTTTTTGTCAACATGGAAGGAGCGCGATACTTGGCCGAGCTGAAAATTCGCGGCGTCGGCACGGACGCGCTCGGCATCGAGCGGGCGCAGCCAGATTATTCGACTCATCGCACTTTAATGAGCAATAACGTGCTGATTCTGGAAGGGCTTCGGCTGAAGGATGTCCCTGCCGGTCCTTATTGGTTCGTGCTTGCGCCGCTGAAACTCGAAGGCATCGAAGCTGCCCCCGCCCGGGCTTTTTTGCTCGGAAGCTGA
- the zwf gene encoding glucose-6-phosphate dehydrogenase has translation MSNAVYLIFGATGDLARRKLFPAFYALYREGKLAENFAVVGLARRPRSNEQFRDDLLRSIQEFARYDVSKDEKWNQFASHFEYLSLDINNVDGFRELKGLTDSLDQKFDVGGNRLFYLALAPELFGSVAHNLRAGGLLEVDGWHRLVIEKPFGYDLPSAQKLNDEIRQVFREKDVYRIDHYLGKEMVQNIGVLRFGNAFFEPLWNNKYIANMQITLSETVGVEDRGGYYDHSGALRDMAQNHMLQMLAIMAMEPPSRLNPEDLRDEKVKVFRSLRGYQSPDEVRAHVVRGQYVAGEANGKHLPAYRDEPSVDANSTTETYFAAKVFVDNFRWAGVPFYIRTGKRLPVKTTEVVVEFKNVPNNVYLAQKNDLQPNLLVFRINPMEGIYMKMNAKRPGSEGTVIPIAMDFCQSCQVGLNTPEAYERLLYDAARGDSTYFTRWDEVSLAWEFIDKIAAAWSESSHDLATYPAGSWGPERAHQLLADDGFKWWPVNGQHEGEVVWATNLG, from the coding sequence ATGAGCAATGCGGTTTATTTAATATTTGGCGCAACCGGCGACCTTGCTCGCCGCAAGCTGTTTCCCGCCTTTTACGCACTTTACCGGGAAGGGAAATTGGCTGAAAACTTTGCCGTGGTCGGACTCGCCCGGCGTCCCCGCTCGAACGAGCAGTTTCGGGACGATTTGCTGAGATCGATCCAGGAGTTCGCCCGTTACGACGTATCCAAAGATGAGAAATGGAACCAGTTTGCCTCGCATTTCGAATATTTGTCGCTCGACATCAATAATGTGGACGGCTTCCGTGAACTGAAGGGGTTGACCGACTCGCTGGACCAAAAATTCGACGTTGGCGGCAACCGGCTGTTCTACCTGGCTCTTGCCCCCGAGCTGTTCGGCAGCGTGGCGCACAATTTGCGCGCCGGCGGGCTGCTTGAAGTGGATGGATGGCATCGCCTCGTCATCGAAAAGCCTTTCGGCTACGATCTTCCGTCCGCGCAAAAACTCAACGATGAAATTCGCCAAGTTTTCAGGGAGAAGGACGTATACCGGATCGACCATTATCTCGGCAAGGAAATGGTGCAAAATATCGGCGTGCTCAGGTTCGGCAATGCGTTTTTCGAGCCGCTCTGGAACAACAAGTACATCGCCAACATGCAGATTACGCTCAGTGAAACCGTCGGCGTCGAGGACCGCGGCGGATATTACGACCACTCGGGGGCGCTGCGGGATATGGCGCAAAACCATATGCTGCAAATGCTTGCCATCATGGCCATGGAGCCGCCAAGCCGGCTAAATCCCGAAGATCTTCGCGACGAGAAGGTGAAGGTATTCCGCTCTTTGCGGGGCTATCAGTCGCCCGATGAAGTTCGCGCTCACGTCGTTCGCGGTCAATACGTCGCCGGCGAAGCGAACGGGAAGCATCTGCCCGCGTACCGGGACGAGCCTTCCGTCGATGCGAATTCGACGACCGAAACATATTTTGCCGCCAAAGTATTTGTGGACAACTTCCGCTGGGCAGGCGTGCCTTTTTACATTCGTACGGGAAAACGGCTTCCGGTGAAAACGACCGAGGTTGTCGTCGAGTTCAAAAACGTGCCGAACAACGTCTATTTGGCCCAGAAGAACGACCTGCAGCCCAATTTGCTGGTGTTCCGCATCAATCCGATGGAAGGCATCTATATGAAGATGAATGCGAAACGCCCTGGCTCCGAGGGGACCGTTATTCCTATAGCGATGGATTTTTGCCAAAGCTGCCAGGTCGGCCTGAACACGCCGGAAGCTTACGAGCGTTTGCTGTATGACGCGGCGCGCGGAGATTCGACGTATTTTACGCGCTGGGACGAGGTGTCTTTGGCGTGGGAGTTCATCGATAAAATCGCCGCCGCCTGGAGCGAAAGCTCTCACGATTTGGCGACATATCCCGCAGGGTCCTGGGGACCGGAACGGGCCCATCAACTGCTTGCGGACGACGGCTTCAAGTGGTGGCCGGTCAACGGCCAGCATGAGGGAGAAGTCGTTTGGGCCACTAATCTCGGGTAA
- a CDS encoding GNAT family N-acetyltransferase, translating to MIRKRNSSLDDKFIMGLIERLLLPFTRQTMPDIRVDLKTIRKRLNGSITFVAQTAGRNPVGFITMRRQEHMMLIDMLAVDTVYQSKGFGSMLMRKAERTAKQLGCTQLSLWVDEQNPRAQTFYGAKGYSPVHYNPQIRCYLMSKHISD from the coding sequence ATGATTCGCAAGCGAAATTCGTCCCTTGACGATAAATTTATCATGGGGCTTATCGAACGGCTGTTGCTGCCGTTTACTCGGCAAACGATGCCGGATATCAGAGTCGATCTGAAAACGATCCGCAAGCGGCTGAACGGATCGATCACCTTTGTCGCTCAGACGGCCGGCCGCAACCCGGTCGGTTTCATTACTATGAGAAGGCAGGAGCATATGATGCTGATCGATATGCTGGCGGTGGATACCGTTTACCAGAGCAAAGGTTTCGGTTCCATGCTGATGAGAAAAGCGGAGCGGACCGCAAAGCAGCTTGGCTGCACGCAATTATCCCTGTGGGTTGACGAGCAAAACCCGCGCGCGCAAACGTTTTACGGCGCCAAAGGCTACAGCCCCGTTCATTATAATCCGCAAATCCGATGTTATTTGATGAGCAAACATATATCCGACTAA
- the fliD gene encoding flagellar filament capping protein FliD gives MAANTWQLLSAYQTNSIFYAIDAARRNKAAAPAARTGLPVVYPFQRYAYNQFVQTAATGVASIFQSAKNVQQAAVALTGSAGSLNRRTADSGNKDAVAATADTGAEPASYRIKVDNTAVSQKNTGLELDKSAPSVLSAGTHQFSLTTGGKTTAISINIGAGDTNEQTLSKMKNAINGSNAGVAAVLRYDDQTSTVFLELASAETGTDHAFALADVSGEAVTATGIGTVSRPAANAVYRINDGPSLTYQSNGVSLDDGKVELTLNRPADDEVTIAIKPDDDAIVKQVQNLIASYNEFQMTAKNVNGWINGTATRGFQQTVSIFTLGTLGIAKQADGTLMLDEEDLKRGIVEDFNGVKRSLSGLGGLAAGLAKAAERLQEMPPEAMLNKRSPIFRGYMNYSFAGSLQSYMPVPMTGLLLNSYF, from the coding sequence ATGGCGGCAAATACATGGCAGCTGTTAAGCGCCTATCAAACGAATTCAATCTTCTACGCCATCGACGCGGCCCGGCGAAATAAAGCGGCTGCTCCGGCGGCGAGAACGGGACTGCCCGTCGTCTATCCGTTTCAGCGGTATGCCTACAATCAGTTTGTGCAAACTGCCGCAACAGGTGTCGCATCGATTTTTCAATCTGCGAAAAACGTGCAGCAGGCGGCGGTGGCGCTGACCGGAAGCGCGGGCTCCCTGAACCGGCGGACGGCCGACTCGGGCAACAAGGATGCGGTCGCGGCGACAGCCGACACGGGGGCGGAACCGGCCTCTTACCGAATCAAGGTAGACAACACGGCAGTATCGCAAAAAAATACAGGCCTCGAACTGGACAAGTCGGCCCCTTCCGTTTTGTCCGCGGGCACGCATCAATTCAGCTTGACCACGGGCGGCAAAACAACGGCTATTTCGATCAACATTGGCGCCGGGGATACCAACGAACAGACGCTATCGAAAATGAAAAACGCGATCAACGGCTCCAATGCGGGAGTTGCCGCTGTTTTGCGGTACGACGATCAGACGAGTACCGTATTTTTAGAGCTGGCATCGGCGGAAACGGGAACCGATCACGCTTTCGCTCTTGCCGATGTATCGGGCGAAGCCGTCACCGCCACGGGAATCGGAACCGTTTCCCGGCCCGCGGCCAATGCCGTATACCGGATCAACGACGGTCCGAGCCTGACATACCAAAGCAACGGCGTCTCTCTCGACGACGGGAAAGTCGAGTTGACGCTGAATCGACCGGCGGACGACGAGGTTACCATTGCGATTAAACCTGACGACGATGCGATTGTGAAGCAGGTGCAAAATTTGATCGCCAGCTATAACGAGTTTCAGATGACGGCCAAAAATGTGAACGGTTGGATCAACGGTACGGCCACCCGCGGCTTTCAGCAAACAGTGTCGATTTTTACCCTGGGAACGCTGGGCATTGCCAAACAGGCGGACGGTACGTTGATGCTCGATGAAGAGGATCTCAAACGAGGCATCGTAGAAGATTTTAACGGCGTGAAGCGCAGCTTGAGCGGACTTGGCGGTCTGGCAGCCGGCTTGGCCAAAGCCGCCGAACGCCTTCAGGAAATGCCTCCCGAGGCAATGCTCAACAAACGCAGCCCGATATTCCGCGGCTATATGAACTATTCGTTCGCCGGCAGCCTGCAATCGTATATGCCCGTTCCGATGACGGGGCTGCTGCTTAACAGCTACTTTTAA
- a CDS encoding LysR family transcriptional regulator, which yields MDVNLELYRVFYETAKAGSFSKAAESLFITQPAVSHAIKQLEEKLGGTLFFRTTRGVTLTKEGEVLLQYIGQAFNFVKMAESKLSEMHQLESGEIHIGASDTLCRHVLLPHLETFHNDYPYIKLHVTNRTSPETIRLLKEGKIDFGLVNLPVGDPQVKVTEGMAVHDIFIGGPKYDSLRTQPLPFAELARHPLILLETGSTTRRTFDRYAESRGIRLVPEIELGSIDLLVQFAKIGLGLACVTREFVREELDRGDVIEIPLTEPLPERRIGIVTLKEVPLSVAAKRMMSRLGFAIT from the coding sequence GTGGATGTCAATTTGGAGCTATACAGGGTGTTTTACGAGACCGCCAAAGCAGGCAGCTTCAGCAAGGCGGCGGAATCGCTGTTTATTACGCAGCCGGCCGTCAGCCATGCTATCAAGCAGCTGGAGGAGAAGCTGGGAGGTACGCTGTTTTTTCGCACGACGAGAGGAGTTACGCTGACCAAAGAAGGAGAAGTGCTGCTGCAGTACATCGGGCAGGCGTTTAATTTTGTGAAAATGGCCGAAAGCAAGCTGAGCGAAATGCATCAGCTCGAAAGCGGCGAAATTCATATCGGGGCGAGCGATACGTTATGCCGCCATGTGCTGCTGCCTCACCTGGAGACCTTCCATAACGATTATCCGTACATCAAGCTTCACGTTACGAACCGTACATCCCCCGAGACGATCCGGCTGCTGAAGGAAGGCAAAATCGATTTCGGTCTGGTCAATCTGCCGGTTGGAGATCCTCAAGTGAAAGTAACCGAGGGGATGGCCGTGCACGATATTTTCATCGGCGGGCCGAAATACGATTCGCTTCGCACGCAGCCTCTTCCTTTTGCCGAGCTTGCGCGGCATCCGCTTATATTGCTGGAAACGGGCAGCACGACGAGGCGCACCTTCGACCGGTATGCGGAGAGCCGGGGGATCCGGCTTGTGCCCGAAATCGAGCTTGGCAGCATCGATCTGCTGGTGCAGTTTGCAAAAATCGGGCTCGGCCTTGCCTGTGTGACCCGCGAATTTGTGCGCGAGGAGCTGGATAGGGGCGATGTGATCGAAATTCCGCTTACGGAACCGCTGCCTGAGCGGCGCATCGGCATCGTTACGCTGAAGGAAGTGCCCCTCTCGGTTGCCGCCAAGCGGATGATGAGCAGGCTCGGATTTGCGATAACGTAA
- a CDS encoding adenylosuccinate synthase yields the protein MNHGVTAVVGANWGDEGKGKLTDILAERADYVVRYQGGNNAGHTIINASGKFALHMLPSGVFHPGVVNVIGPGVALNVPGLLQELAALQERGVPEPKLCISDRAQIVLPYHLQFDALEEERLGKHSFGSTKSGIAPFYADKYAKLGVQVADLYHPQRLLARLEASLTAKNVLLEHLYGGQPKLDAAALAEELAAWGKRIRPYVCNTTKLLHEAWRQGRHIVVEGQLGALRDPDHGIYPFSTSSSTLAGFAAVGAGLPPQAIGRIIAVAKAYSSCVGSGPFVTELHGAEAEELRRRGGDAGEYGAKTGRPRRMGWFDAVATRYGVMVQGANEVALSLLDVLGYLEHIPVCVAYDVDGVATTDFPPAPLLDRAKPVYEQLPGWRCDISGVRDFAALPAEAQSYVRFVEEQIGVPVKWIGVGPRRDDMIVR from the coding sequence ATGAACCATGGAGTTACGGCGGTAGTCGGCGCCAATTGGGGCGACGAAGGGAAAGGCAAGCTGACGGATATTTTGGCGGAGCGGGCGGATTATGTCGTGCGTTACCAAGGAGGCAACAACGCGGGACACACGATCATCAACGCTTCCGGCAAATTTGCGCTGCATATGCTGCCTTCCGGCGTTTTTCATCCCGGAGTCGTCAATGTGATCGGTCCCGGCGTCGCGCTGAATGTGCCCGGATTGCTGCAGGAGCTTGCCGCTTTGCAGGAGCGAGGCGTCCCCGAGCCAAAGCTTTGCATTTCCGATCGGGCGCAGATTGTGCTGCCTTATCATTTGCAGTTTGACGCTCTGGAAGAGGAACGGCTCGGAAAACATTCGTTCGGCTCGACCAAATCGGGGATCGCGCCGTTTTATGCGGACAAATACGCGAAGCTTGGCGTGCAGGTGGCCGATTTGTATCACCCGCAGCGGCTGCTTGCGCGGCTCGAAGCGTCGCTGACCGCGAAAAATGTGCTGCTCGAGCATCTGTACGGAGGGCAGCCGAAGCTGGATGCGGCGGCGCTGGCCGAAGAGCTTGCCGCATGGGGCAAGCGGATTCGCCCGTACGTCTGCAACACGACGAAGCTGCTGCACGAGGCGTGGCGGCAGGGCCGGCACATCGTCGTGGAAGGCCAGCTCGGCGCATTGCGCGACCCGGATCACGGCATCTATCCGTTCTCGACGTCGTCGTCGACGCTCGCCGGATTCGCGGCGGTCGGCGCCGGTCTGCCGCCGCAGGCGATCGGCCGCATCATCGCCGTCGCCAAGGCGTACTCGAGCTGCGTCGGTTCCGGCCCGTTCGTGACGGAGCTCCACGGCGCGGAAGCCGAGGAGCTCCGCCGCCGGGGCGGCGACGCCGGCGAATACGGCGCCAAGACGGGACGGCCGCGCCGCATGGGTTGGTTCGACGCCGTGGCGACGCGTTACGGCGTCATGGTGCAGGGCGCGAACGAAGTCGCGCTGTCGCTGCTCGATGTGCTCGGGTATCTCGAGCACATCCCGGTTTGCGTCGCGTACGACGTGGACGGCGTCGCGACAACGGATTTTCCGCCGGCGCCGCTGCTGGACCGGGCGAAGCCGGTGTACGAGCAGCTCCCCGGCTGGCGCTGCGACATCAGCGGCGTACGCGACTTCGCCGCGCTGCCCGCGGAAGCGCAGAGCTATGTGCGCTTCGTCGAAGAGCAGATCGGCGTGCCGGTGAAGTGGATCGGCGTAGGTCCGCGCCGCGACGACATGATTGTACGCTAG